The Bacteroidales bacterium genome includes a region encoding these proteins:
- a CDS encoding PKD domain-containing protein encodes MTAKYSQIPLVRIMMICALLMLSMMARALPVIFSVTANSANVARYEKLELTVHFSATYTNPFDFGQVNLKAKFFSPSGKQFVMDGFYMQDYAMNVPNQLTPVGQPKWLLRFAPDETGTWSYIVSVMDALGTTSYETRQFVCTASSHKGFIKRDGNKLKYKNGEIFQALGVNLAFQWWWDGFAIYEDWIDELAANGGNFTKLSMAPWIFEIEWQQTGTGQYLQRQNFAWVLDWVFDQLMEKQMYCQFNVMIHDELRTDVNFGWNQNPYNDVLGGPCHEPQNFLVNPTAISLYKRKLRYINARWGYSPQLAMWEHISEADATGLYESFGSQTSQWINSMTDYIQSLDTYQRPVSTGFAIPQNGWDTWNYAGTDFTQLHVYDFIPDLEMKIYNYSRWGAQTWNKPFVISEFALGHNPAEIIQNDPAGITFHNVLWSSMFSGAFGSAMSWYWDNYLYPNGMFSYLKPVADFFSDAQPDLESLHPEVPLSTSSDYETISVKTGYNNGNSKTPQNYFELSPAGTLAPPDLFIGYFLYGSLYNNRRNPPTFKVNYIVGGSFKVHTDDIALFSKIKIKIDGVTMLEQVALPSSTYSVNVPAGQHEIRIENSGSSMVRIKRYDFGNYAPQLRTFVLRNNKYVAGWMQNRKYNWQYLQQFGTPLPAGQAKIYLNDLTPGQYEFTWYNSNSEVDSLQQLFTTTGNLEVKAPAIIWDGAFKAEYRGTAKVAFSASPVNGLAPLAVQFTDQSVYAGPADSWLWDFGDGSTSTSQSPFHIYQQAGNYTVSFTVMAGQYSQTITRSNYINCAPPLVPDFTADTTWCRPGEPIQFIDLSLGAPATWFWQFGDGQSSATQHPVHSYANPGEYTVSLFVQKGSSVKFKTKTNYIKVLEHVVADFAADANVAACGQTINFTDLTTGNPTWWHWDFGNGVTSILQNPEISYEYWGTYNVTLIAANDFLGDTITKTAYIQILKPLVAEFVALPYRPWNGQTVYFVDYSTGNPDNWLWDFGDGATATDRFSTHIYTSPGYYTVTLTISDTLQSATVVKNNYIRQRDTLAAAFVADTLVAVPGETITFTDLSKGNPLQWLWQFGDGQTSSLQNPVKSYDAPGLFSLSLKVQRNDSTNIEMKSDYIQIIPSMVSDFLADTLTARPGEVIHFTDITTGNPTHWLWDFGNGINSPYQNAQVIYTNPGTYSVSLLAWNQYLSSSATKTDFITVVPNLKASFGVQPYEGKIGELIRFTDQSIGFPTQWEWWLGNGDTSYRQNPATIYMQPGQYDVTLIVANAYARDTLSFNDYYYIHPPLYSHNIAMREGWSGISSYVRPALTMDDLFGELSASVLFAYNSQGIYRPFFGINTIGKWQPEKGLIICLLSPQQLLVEGYSMINKGLYLAEGWSVLPVTMPCNVATDDLYSILGDDLEAIKEVADWHIYWPEKAINTLPELQLGKLYFIKMKQARSLILPGCE; translated from the coding sequence ATGACTGCAAAATACAGCCAAATACCTCTGGTGAGAATAATGATGATATGCGCTCTGCTTATGCTATCGATGATGGCTCGGGCGTTGCCGGTAATTTTTAGCGTTACCGCCAATAGCGCCAATGTTGCCCGTTATGAAAAGCTGGAGCTTACGGTTCATTTTTCAGCCACCTACACCAATCCTTTCGATTTTGGTCAGGTGAACCTGAAGGCGAAATTCTTTTCGCCTTCAGGCAAGCAATTTGTGATGGACGGTTTTTACATGCAGGATTATGCGATGAATGTTCCCAACCAGCTCACTCCCGTGGGGCAGCCCAAATGGCTCCTGCGTTTTGCACCTGACGAAACGGGCACCTGGAGCTACATCGTCAGCGTAATGGATGCCTTAGGAACCACCAGCTATGAAACCCGACAGTTTGTTTGCACTGCTTCTTCACACAAAGGTTTTATAAAGCGCGACGGCAACAAGCTGAAGTATAAAAACGGTGAGATTTTTCAGGCACTTGGCGTCAATCTGGCCTTTCAGTGGTGGTGGGATGGTTTTGCCATTTACGAAGATTGGATTGACGAACTTGCTGCCAATGGTGGCAATTTTACCAAACTCTCGATGGCTCCCTGGATATTTGAAATTGAATGGCAACAAACGGGCACAGGGCAATATTTGCAACGTCAGAACTTTGCCTGGGTGCTCGACTGGGTTTTCGATCAGCTGATGGAAAAACAGATGTACTGTCAGTTTAATGTAATGATTCACGATGAGTTGCGCACCGATGTAAATTTCGGTTGGAACCAAAATCCTTATAACGATGTGCTGGGCGGGCCATGTCATGAACCCCAAAACTTTTTGGTAAATCCAACCGCAATAAGTCTTTACAAGCGTAAGCTACGCTATATCAATGCCCGGTGGGGCTACTCCCCACAGCTTGCGATGTGGGAGCATATTTCCGAAGCCGATGCTACAGGACTTTATGAGAGCTTTGGCAGTCAAACATCCCAGTGGATCAACAGCATGACAGATTACATACAAAGCCTCGATACTTACCAGCGGCCTGTTTCTACGGGTTTTGCCATCCCGCAGAACGGTTGGGATACCTGGAATTATGCAGGCACAGATTTCACGCAATTGCACGTTTACGATTTCATCCCCGACCTGGAGATGAAGATTTACAACTATTCGCGATGGGGTGCCCAAACGTGGAACAAACCTTTTGTCATCAGTGAGTTTGCTCTGGGGCACAATCCTGCCGAAATTATTCAAAACGATCCGGCAGGTATTACTTTTCATAATGTCCTGTGGTCGTCGATGTTTTCGGGTGCTTTCGGATCGGCGATGTCGTGGTATTGGGACAACTATTTATATCCGAACGGAATGTTTTCGTATCTCAAACCCGTTGCCGATTTTTTTTCCGATGCACAGCCCGACCTTGAAAGCCTGCATCCCGAAGTCCCTTTATCTACCTCTTCCGATTACGAAACGATTTCTGTGAAAACCGGCTACAACAATGGCAACAGCAAAACTCCACAGAACTATTTTGAGCTAAGCCCCGCAGGAACCCTGGCTCCACCGGATCTTTTTATCGGGTATTTTCTGTATGGAAGTTTGTACAACAACAGGCGCAATCCGCCCACCTTTAAGGTGAATTATATTGTCGGCGGCAGTTTCAAAGTCCACACCGACGACATTGCTTTGTTTTCTAAAATTAAAATTAAAATTGATGGCGTTACCATGCTGGAACAAGTTGCCCTTCCCAGCAGTACCTACAGCGTAAATGTGCCGGCAGGACAGCACGAGATCCGCATCGAAAATTCGGGCAGCAGCATGGTGCGGATTAAAAGATATGATTTTGGAAACTATGCGCCTCAGTTGCGCACGTTTGTGCTTCGCAACAACAAATATGTGGCGGGTTGGATGCAAAATCGAAAATACAACTGGCAATATTTGCAGCAGTTTGGAACACCGCTGCCAGCCGGGCAAGCAAAAATTTACCTCAACGATCTCACGCCGGGTCAGTATGAGTTTACATGGTACAACAGCAACAGCGAGGTGGATTCATTACAACAGCTATTTACTACTACAGGAAACCTGGAGGTCAAAGCGCCGGCAATAATTTGGGATGGCGCTTTTAAAGCAGAATACCGCGGGACAGCTAAGGTGGCTTTTTCAGCATCGCCGGTAAACGGATTGGCGCCGCTGGCGGTGCAGTTTACCGATCAATCGGTTTATGCCGGACCTGCCGACAGTTGGCTTTGGGACTTTGGCGACGGAAGCACTTCCACTTCGCAAAGCCCATTTCACATCTATCAGCAAGCCGGAAATTACACCGTAAGCTTTACGGTGATGGCCGGACAATATTCGCAAACCATTACACGCAGCAACTACATCAATTGCGCACCTCCGCTTGTTCCCGATTTTACTGCCGACACCACCTGGTGCAGGCCAGGCGAGCCAATACAGTTTATTGATCTGTCTTTAGGAGCGCCCGCCACATGGTTCTGGCAATTTGGCGACGGGCAAAGTTCTGCGACACAACATCCGGTTCACAGCTATGCCAATCCCGGCGAATACACAGTGTCGCTGTTTGTACAAAAAGGATCGTCTGTGAAGTTTAAAACCAAGACTAACTACATTAAAGTACTGGAACACGTGGTGGCCGACTTTGCGGCTGATGCCAATGTTGCTGCGTGCGGCCAGACAATTAATTTTACTGATCTTACCACTGGAAACCCCACCTGGTGGCATTGGGATTTTGGAAACGGCGTTACCTCGATACTTCAAAATCCTGAAATATCTTACGAATATTGGGGAACCTACAATGTGACGTTAATCGCTGCTAATGACTTCTTGGGCGACACAATTACTAAAACAGCCTATATTCAAATCCTGAAACCGCTGGTAGCGGAATTCGTTGCTTTACCCTACCGCCCCTGGAACGGACAGACCGTTTATTTTGTCGATTATTCAACAGGCAATCCCGACAACTGGCTGTGGGATTTTGGCGATGGCGCTACCGCAACCGATCGTTTTTCAACCCATATCTATACATCACCCGGCTATTACACCGTCACATTAACTATTTCTGATACGTTGCAGTCGGCCACTGTTGTTAAAAACAATTACATCCGGCAGCGCGATACTTTAGCCGCTGCTTTTGTGGCCGATACCCTGGTGGCAGTACCTGGAGAAACTATTACGTTTACGGATCTTTCCAAAGGCAATCCTTTGCAATGGCTTTGGCAGTTTGGCGACGGGCAAACCTCGTCGTTGCAAAATCCTGTAAAAAGTTATGACGCACCGGGCTTGTTCAGCTTAAGCCTGAAGGTTCAACGCAACGACAGCACCAACATCGAAATGAAGAGTGATTATATTCAGATAATTCCTTCCATGGTGTCGGATTTTCTGGCTGACACGTTAACGGCAAGACCGGGAGAGGTGATCCATTTCACCGACATCACCACCGGAAATCCGACGCATTGGTTATGGGATTTTGGTAATGGAATAAACAGTCCTTACCAAAATGCACAAGTAATTTACACCAATCCCGGTACTTACAGCGTGAGCCTGCTGGCGTGGAATCAATACCTGAGCAGTTCCGCTACCAAAACAGATTTCATAACGGTTGTTCCAAATCTCAAAGCATCTTTTGGGGTGCAGCCTTACGAAGGAAAAATTGGTGAGCTGATACGATTTACCGATCAGTCGATCGGATTTCCAACGCAATGGGAGTGGTGGCTGGGAAATGGAGACACTTCTTACCGGCAGAATCCTGCAACTATTTACATGCAGCCCGGGCAATATGACGTGACGTTGATTGTGGCCAACGCCTATGCCCGCGACACTTTATCCTTCAACGACTATTATTACATACATCCGCCTTTGTATAGCCACAACATTGCGATGCGCGAAGGTTGGAGTGGCATTTCGTCGTATGTGCGGCCCGCCCTCACCATGGATGATCTGTTTGGGGAGCTTTCGGCATCGGTACTTTTTGCCTATAATTCCCAGGGGATTTACCGGCCATTTTTTGGTATTAATACCATCGGCAAATGGCAACCAGAAAAAGGTTTAATAATTTGTCTCCTTTCCCCGCAGCAGCTTTTGGTGGAGGGCTACAGTATGATTAACAAAGGGCTCTACTTAGCTGAAGGCTGGTCGGTGCTGCCCGTGACCATGCCGTGCAACGTTGCCACCGACGACCTGTATTCCATCCTGGGTGACGACCTGGAAGCAATAAAAGAGGTGGCCGACTGGCATATCTACTGGCCCGAAAAGGCGATAAATACATTGCCGGAGCTACAGTTGGGGAAATTGTATTTTATAAAAATGAAACAAGCGAGATCGCTCATTTTGCCGGGATGCGAGTAG
- a CDS encoding LytTR family DNA-binding domain-containing protein: protein MLKFLKNPYPFNDDVKQNARVIFFISIGVFVFLFLFQPLQIDQLATRQKYFLVIGLGIITFLSFSLNLLILPPLLPKIFEHRSWNIKKEILWDLWILFTVSVGYYLYYKALDIMVFEFEVIIKLILIAIIPTSVLITINRNRLLKTHLHTAQKINRKLQENREIDENLVHFVSDYQKDSLSVKVSQILLIRSAGNYIEVFWKQGAEASRQMVRYSLTNAEELLKEYKFIMRSHRSFLLNVNHINRVEGNSQGYRIYFEMIDFAVPVSKNYVNKLRELI, encoded by the coding sequence ATGTTGAAATTCTTAAAAAACCCCTACCCATTCAACGATGACGTTAAGCAAAACGCCCGTGTGATATTTTTCATCAGCATTGGCGTTTTTGTGTTCCTTTTCCTATTCCAGCCCCTGCAAATCGACCAGCTGGCTACCCGCCAAAAATATTTTCTGGTTATTGGATTGGGTATCATTACGTTCCTGTCGTTTAGCCTCAACCTTCTGATTCTGCCACCACTTCTGCCAAAGATTTTTGAGCATCGGTCCTGGAATATTAAAAAAGAAATCCTCTGGGACTTGTGGATTCTGTTCACCGTATCGGTGGGATATTATCTTTATTACAAAGCTTTGGACATCATGGTTTTTGAGTTCGAAGTCATCATCAAACTCATCCTTATTGCTATTATTCCCACCTCCGTGCTGATTACCATCAACCGAAACCGTCTGCTGAAAACGCATTTGCACACAGCACAGAAAATCAACCGTAAGCTTCAGGAAAACCGGGAGATAGATGAAAACCTGGTACATTTTGTCTCAGATTATCAAAAAGATTCCCTTTCGGTAAAAGTGAGCCAGATATTGCTAATCCGCTCTGCCGGCAACTACATCGAGGTGTTTTGGAAGCAGGGCGCAGAGGCCAGCCGTCAAATGGTTCGGTATAGCCTTACCAATGCCGAAGAGCTGCTGAAGGAATACAAATTTATTATGCGCAGTCACAGGTCGTTTTTGTTAAACGTCAATCATATCAATCGAGTGGAAGGTAACTCACAAGGATATCGTATTTATTTCGAGATGATCGATTTTGCGGTACCTGTTTCCAAAAATTATGTGAATAAACTCCGCGAATTAATCTAA
- a CDS encoding nitronate monooxygenase, protein MKPLFIGDLKIEVPIIQGGMGVAVSLSRLASAVANQGGAGIISAAAIGLMEPDYHKKLYEANKQALRREIRQARSQTKGVIGTNIMIALTDHEALVKVAIEEEVDLIVMGAGLPLHIPRFIAEAGLGGHHTKLVIKVSSAKAAHLIFRYWAEKYNTVPDAVVIEGPMAGGHLGFAKNKLGDDRVSLQQLVRETVAAMQTYRTAFNRNIPVIAGGGVHTGRDMYEVMQAGAQGVKIGTRFVTTRECDASDTYKQAYIDSKKEDIVIIDSPVGLPGRVVKNKFVEQIMRGETKPFHCPWKCLSSCNYKEAPYCIAQALYNSAIGNMEEGFAFAGANAWQATEINTVAEVMNDLLSGYQHEAYCQQKLRRMKALQPVA, encoded by the coding sequence ATGAAACCACTTTTTATCGGCGATTTAAAAATTGAAGTGCCCATCATTCAGGGTGGAATGGGCGTAGCTGTGTCACTTTCGCGGCTTGCCTCGGCAGTAGCAAATCAGGGAGGCGCAGGAATTATTTCGGCAGCTGCAATCGGCCTGATGGAGCCCGACTACCACAAAAAATTATATGAAGCCAACAAGCAGGCACTGCGTCGCGAGATACGTCAGGCGCGAAGCCAGACCAAAGGTGTAATTGGTACAAATATAATGATAGCACTCACCGATCATGAGGCGCTGGTTAAAGTTGCCATCGAGGAAGAAGTCGATCTTATCGTAATGGGCGCCGGATTGCCATTACATATACCTCGCTTTATAGCCGAAGCTGGTTTGGGTGGACATCACACCAAATTAGTAATTAAAGTTTCGTCAGCCAAAGCGGCGCATCTCATTTTCAGATATTGGGCCGAAAAATATAATACGGTACCGGATGCTGTTGTAATAGAGGGACCGATGGCGGGAGGCCATTTGGGTTTTGCCAAAAACAAACTCGGCGACGATCGCGTGTCTTTGCAACAACTCGTCAGGGAAACGGTAGCTGCAATGCAAACCTACCGGACAGCATTCAACCGCAACATACCTGTAATTGCGGGCGGCGGCGTGCACACCGGACGCGATATGTATGAAGTAATGCAGGCTGGAGCACAAGGAGTAAAGATAGGAACGCGCTTCGTCACAACGCGTGAATGCGACGCATCAGATACTTACAAACAAGCCTACATCGATTCTAAAAAGGAAGATATCGTTATCATCGACAGTCCGGTAGGGCTGCCCGGCCGGGTAGTAAAAAACAAATTCGTCGAACAAATCATGCGTGGCGAAACCAAGCCTTTCCATTGCCCGTGGAAATGTCTTAGCTCTTGCAACTACAAGGAAGCCCCATATTGTATCGCCCAGGCGCTCTACAATTCGGCCATCGGCAACATGGAAGAGGGATTTGCTTTTGCCGGCGCAAATGCTTGGCAAGCTACCGAAATAAACACGGTGGCTGAGGTAATGAATGATCTGCTGTCAGGCTATCAGCACGAAGCTTACTGTCAGCAGAAGCTTCGCCGCATGAAAGCCCTACAGCCGGTTGCTTAG
- a CDS encoding PhoH family protein: MAKKTPIEQPAEKKSRLRSKKTEAAALMPDEQQPPLKASTAKSAKKAKPKTTLAHKENPKKSTAKKQETTQNKKSPDASLFKARLINPTVEPEKKPSASAKQKGEKKIFVLDTSVILYNHNSINSFEDNDIAIPITVLEELDQFKKGNDTINFEAREFIRIMDRLSDNTSLSNWIPLDNGNKGSFKVVMNEMDSTTLDAEKVFGERKGDHRILNAALQLRQQYPDRKVVMVTKDVNLRIKAKALNLPAEDFMTGKIENVDSLYSGILRYENVDPRGISRLYSEGLCEYTDLGIELPAPNQYLILQANGASALGWYNTRNQLVERLDKHQISKITPRNAEQVFALHAVTNPNIKLVTLQGVAGTGKTLVALAGAWNQRRNYKQIYLARPIVPLSNKDIGFLPGDFKSKIDPYMQPLYDNLKFIQNQYGEHDKEFQNITGAIESEKLVIQALAYIRGRSISNVFFIVDEAQNLTPHEVKTIITRAGEGTKIVFTGDIYQIDTPYLDAQSNGLSYLIDRIKHHELHAHVRLEKGERSDLANLANELL, encoded by the coding sequence ATGGCTAAAAAAACACCCATAGAGCAACCGGCCGAAAAAAAATCGCGTTTGCGCAGCAAAAAAACCGAAGCTGCTGCCCTTATGCCCGACGAACAACAACCGCCATTGAAAGCATCAACAGCCAAATCAGCTAAAAAAGCAAAGCCCAAAACAACATTAGCACATAAAGAAAATCCAAAAAAAAGCACAGCTAAAAAACAGGAAACAACCCAGAATAAAAAATCACCAGATGCTTCGCTCTTCAAAGCTCGTCTCATAAATCCTACCGTGGAACCAGAAAAAAAGCCATCGGCTTCAGCAAAGCAAAAAGGCGAGAAAAAAATCTTCGTGCTCGACACCTCGGTGATTCTTTACAATCATAACTCTATCAACAGCTTCGAGGACAATGACATTGCCATCCCAATAACCGTACTTGAGGAGCTGGATCAGTTCAAAAAAGGAAACGACACCATCAACTTCGAGGCGCGCGAGTTTATCCGCATCATGGACCGGCTCTCCGACAATACTTCCCTCAGCAACTGGATACCACTCGACAACGGCAACAAAGGGAGTTTTAAAGTTGTGATGAACGAAATGGACTCCACCACGCTCGACGCTGAGAAGGTTTTTGGTGAACGCAAAGGCGACCACCGTATCCTGAATGCGGCGCTGCAGCTCCGCCAACAATATCCCGACCGCAAAGTGGTGATGGTGACTAAAGATGTGAATCTGCGCATCAAAGCCAAAGCTCTCAATCTGCCCGCCGAAGATTTTATGACCGGCAAGATCGAAAATGTCGATTCACTTTACTCCGGTATTTTGCGCTACGAAAATGTTGACCCACGTGGCATCAGCCGCCTCTATAGCGAAGGGCTGTGCGAATACACCGACCTGGGAATAGAACTGCCTGCTCCCAACCAATACCTGATTTTGCAAGCCAACGGCGCTTCGGCGCTGGGATGGTACAACACACGCAATCAACTCGTGGAACGTCTCGACAAACATCAGATTTCTAAAATTACGCCGCGCAACGCCGAGCAGGTTTTTGCGCTGCATGCCGTTACCAATCCCAACATCAAGCTGGTGACGCTGCAGGGCGTGGCCGGTACAGGCAAAACGCTGGTGGCTTTGGCGGGTGCCTGGAACCAGCGCCGCAACTACAAGCAGATCTACCTCGCCCGTCCCATTGTGCCATTGAGCAACAAAGACATTGGTTTTCTGCCCGGCGACTTTAAGTCGAAAATAGATCCCTACATGCAGCCACTTTACGATAATCTGAAATTTATCCAAAACCAATATGGCGAGCACGACAAGGAGTTTCAAAACATCACCGGCGCCATCGAAAGCGAGAAACTGGTGATACAGGCGCTGGCCTACATACGCGGGCGAAGTATCTCCAACGTCTTTTTTATCGTGGACGAAGCACAAAATCTGACCCCACACGAAGTGAAAACCATCATCACCCGCGCCGGTGAAGGAACCAAAATCGTTTTTACCGGCGATATTTATCAAATCGACACACCTTATCTCGACGCTCAGAGCAACGGACTTTCGTACCTCATCGACCGCATCAAACACCACGAGCTCCATGCCCACGTGCGGCTTGAAAAAGGCGAGCGCTCCGACCTTGCAAATCTGGCTAATGAATTACTATAA